A region of the Agrobacterium sp. RAC06 genome:
CTGCAAAACCGCTTCAGCCGGTCCACCTGGTGGCACAAGGTCTTCGACATGTCGCTCGATGAAGCCAGTGTCGACGGCGCCTGCCAGGAAGTCGGGATGGCGGAGCGTGCGGACGAGGAAACCGGCATTGCTGTGCACCGGCCAGACCTCAACCTTGCCCGTACCTTCGCAAAGCTTGCGGATCGCCTCTTGCCGGCTGGCGCCGTGGCTGATGAGTTTGGCCAGCATCGGATCATAATGCGGGGTGACTTCATCTCCCTGTTCGACGCCGCTGTCGATCCGAAGCGTATCCGGCAGACGAAGATGATCGAGCCGACCGATCGACGGCAGGAAACCGGTTGCCGGATTTTCCGCATAGAGCCGGGCTTCCATGGCCCAGCCGGTGATGGAAAGCTGATCCTGATTCAATGGCAGAGGCTCGCCAGATGCGATGCGCAATTGCCATTCGACCAGATCCTGTCCTGTGATCGCCTCGGTCACGGGATGCTCGACCTGGAGACGCGTGTTCATTTCCATGAACCAGATGCGATCAGCACGCAGGCCCTCGGAGGCGTCGGCGATGAACTCGATCGTACCTGCGCCGACATAATCGACCGCGCGGGCGGCCTTGACAGCCGCCTGGCAGACCGCATGCCGGGTCACAGCATCCATACCGGGCGCCGGTGCTTCCTCGATCACCTTCTGGTGGCGGCGTTGCAGCGAGCAGTCGCGTTCGAAGAGATGCACGACATTGCCCTTGGTGTCGCCAAAAACCTGCACCTCGATATGACGCGGTGAGAGGATGTATTTCTCGATCAGCACGCGGTCATCGCCGAAGGAGGACGCCGCCTCGCGCCGGCAACTGGCGAGCGCTGTTGCAAAATCCTCCGTCCGCTCGACGCGGCGCATGCCCTTGCCACCGCCGCCGGCCACCGCCTTGATCAGCACCGGATAGCCGATGGTATCGGCTTCGCGCTGCAGTCGTTCCGGGCTCTGGTCTTCTCCGAGATAACCGGGTGTGACCGGCACGCCGGCTGCGATCATCCGCTGTTTGGCGGCATCTTTCAGGCCCATGGCCCGGATGGCCGCCGGTGGCGCCCCGACCCAGACCAGACCCTCGGCCATCACGGCTTCGGCAAACTCGGCATTTTCCGACAGGAAGCCATATCCGGGATGGATCGCCTCAGCGCCGCTCCTCCTCGCCGCTTCGAGAATGCGGTCCTGCCGCAGGTAGCTGTCGCGGGCCGGCGCCGGACCGATCGGCAGCGCCTCATCGGCCTTGCGCACGAACGCCATGCCAGCATCCACATCCGAATGCACCGCAATCGTTCGGATGCCGAGCCGTTTTGCCGTGCGAATGATCCGCCTTGCGATTTCACCGCGATTGGCAATCAAGAGGCTTTCCATCATCTTTGCCTCACATCCGGAAAATGCCGAACTGCGCCCGTTCTGGGATCGGGGCGTTCAGCGTTGCGGAAAGGGCGAGGCCAAGCACGTCGCGGGTCTGGGCGGGGTCGATGATGCCGTCATCCCACATCCGGGCCGTCGCGTAATAGGGGTTGCCTTCGTCCTCGTATTTCTGGCGGATCGGCGCCTTGAAGGCCTCGGCCTCCTCCGCCGTCCAGCCTTCGGCGTCGCGATGGACGGTCGCCAGGACAGAGGCGGCCTGCTCGCCTCCCATCACCGAAATGCGCGCATTGGGCCAGGAAAACAGGAAGCGTGGCTGAAAGGCGCGGCCGCACATGCCGTAATTGCCGGCCCCGAAACTGCCGCCGATCAGCACAGTGACTTTCGGCACCTGTGCGCCCGCGACTGCGGTCACCAGCTTGGCGCCGTGTTTGGCGATGCCTTCCGCCTCGTATTTCCCGCCGACCATGAAGCCGGAAATGTTTTGCAGGAAGAGCAGCGGAATGCGCCTCTGGCAGGCGAGTTCGATGAAGTGTGCGCCCTTCAGCGCACTTTCGGAAAACAGGACGCCATTGTTGGCGAGGATGGCGATGGGCATGCCCCAGAGACGGGCGAAACCGCAGACAAGGCTTGCCCCGTAGAGCGGCTTGAACTCC
Encoded here:
- a CDS encoding acetyl/propionyl/methylcrotonyl-CoA carboxylase subunit alpha; this encodes MMESLLIANRGEIARRIIRTAKRLGIRTIAVHSDVDAGMAFVRKADEALPIGPAPARDSYLRQDRILEAARRSGAEAIHPGYGFLSENAEFAEAVMAEGLVWVGAPPAAIRAMGLKDAAKQRMIAAGVPVTPGYLGEDQSPERLQREADTIGYPVLIKAVAGGGGKGMRRVERTEDFATALASCRREAASSFGDDRVLIEKYILSPRHIEVQVFGDTKGNVVHLFERDCSLQRRHQKVIEEAPAPGMDAVTRHAVCQAAVKAARAVDYVGAGTIEFIADASEGLRADRIWFMEMNTRLQVEHPVTEAITGQDLVEWQLRIASGEPLPLNQDQLSITGWAMEARLYAENPATGFLPSIGRLDHLRLPDTLRIDSGVEQGDEVTPHYDPMLAKLISHGASRQEAIRKLCEGTGKVEVWPVHSNAGFLVRTLRHPDFLAGAVDTGFIERHVEDLVPPGGPAEAVLQAAATALLPKQSQDVWTALTGFRLNAEIDRQVAVDIGKRPYLVQVNGAQTTVRMENGVLFHDGEAWEFGTPRAGHAGHGGGSSDGAIIAPMPGIIIAVSVAKGDLVKRGQPLIAIEAMKMEQVLHAPFDGTVAELKACLGSQVVEGSLLVRIEGDG